The proteins below are encoded in one region of SAR202 cluster bacterium:
- a CDS encoding sulfite exporter TauE/SafE family protein, producing the protein MSLDLGLTLIPIEISFIEFIVLCLISFFSSALSASIGLGGGIMTITAFIYLINPLAVIPVHAITQANSNFFRALMMRKDISYTWIKPFIGGTILGVTIGGQLAFNMPKHLLEGIIGIFVIYSLWGPKSINFTKPTNLISLFTGIITSFATMFVGGTGPLVAPFVKSTTNDRKVIVATQGAYMSIQHGLKILVFGILGFNFGPYIVLIISIVLFGILGTWFGKYLLNLMPERLFIIGFNSIITALAIKLIYSPIKVWFF; encoded by the coding sequence ATGTCACTGGATTTGGGGCTAACATTAATCCCAATAGAGATTTCATTTATTGAATTTATAGTCCTTTGTTTAATTAGTTTTTTTTCATCTGCACTTTCTGCTTCTATAGGGTTAGGTGGTGGAATTATGACTATTACCGCTTTTATATACCTAATCAACCCACTAGCAGTAATACCTGTACATGCAATTACACAAGCAAATTCTAATTTTTTCAGGGCTCTAATGATGAGGAAAGATATAAGTTATACTTGGATTAAACCTTTCATAGGAGGAACAATATTAGGTGTCACAATTGGCGGACAACTTGCATTTAACATGCCCAAACATTTACTAGAAGGAATTATTGGTATATTTGTAATTTATTCATTATGGGGTCCTAAGTCGATTAATTTTACTAAACCAACAAATCTTATATCGTTGTTTACAGGTATAATCACATCTTTTGCTACTATGTTTGTTGGCGGTACTGGTCCTTTAGTTGCTCCATTTGTTAAATCTACAACAAATGATAGAAAAGTCATCGTAGCAACTCAAGGTGCCTATATGTCTATACAACATGGACTAAAGATCTTAGTATTTGGGATATTAGGATTTAATTTTGGCCCGTACATAGTCTTAATAATTTCTATTGTTCTATTTGGAATATTAGGGACATGGTTTGGTAAATACCTACTTAATCTTATGCCAGAAAGATTATTTATTATAGGATTCAATTCAATTATTACAGCTCTAGCAATAAAATTAATTTACTCTCCAATTAAAGTGTGGTTTTTTTAG